A region of the Clavelina lepadiformis chromosome 9, kaClaLepa1.1, whole genome shotgun sequence genome:
CCCACCGTTGGCATAGAGGGTAATTTAAAGACTTTGTCTGAAGTTGACATGCAAATGTACGGTATACCGACTATATCCTAATCAATGAACCGGGGTTGTTTCAATCGGCTCCCACCGGAGTTTGCATGTTTTGCCGGAGTTCGAGCTAAAGCAGGAGTTGTAAATATAGGCTAGACGTACGCACTGCGTCAAAAGTGGGCTAATAGAAAATATGGCGGGGCGTTTAGAAACGACTGCGGTTCGTAAAATTGCGAACTGACTTTCTGGCTTTAAAAGCCTAATCAGATATATATAGTTTGATGTATAAACGATGCTTGCTTTCGTATCgaacttttctttcaaattcagggaacatgaaaaattaaagattcaaataaaaaatttggcgtctagtgcagaagtgcacaaccagaaaTAACACATTATTGACcacagtggaaagtgtggcacctgtacgccgagattcatcaacgtcTAAACGTGCACGCCTAACATTGTTACCTTCACGCCGATTCATaataaatgaagaaaaaaatgtggTTGTTTAGAGGCTTATATATATgatgaacaaacaaagaattgaggctttaGTGTATGCcacatgccaaaatttgcatctttgcacACAGGTTTCTTGACAAAATCTGACATGCATTCCATTCAAAATTATTGGTAAGACTGAGAGACAGGGCAGAACGTATGCTAGTGTAAGGATTCTAGCCTATACGCTATAGCCAATATACATGGATGATTTGAACATCCCTACAAACTGACATTTTTAAGCTATAATCTGCCTACCTTATCATATACGCCCACATTTTTAAGGTCACACCATAGAGAAGAATTAAAAAACTGTTTGTTGTGAAATTCAATGGTTTAATTTAAtaacagtttttatttgtagcAAATATTTAGGCTTTAGCcaaattttttctatttaaataATATTAACAATGAGGAAATTACGTTATCatgaaaagaaacttttaaaaaaggTTGATTTCTTTGCATGGGAAGTTGACAATAACTTGCACGAAGTCCGTGTGATGAGGAAATATCGAATTCAGAAACGTGAACATTACACGGCATATAATAAGCTGAGCCGTGAAGTTCGTACCATCTGCCGAAAAATCCGTGATTTAAACGAAAAAGATCCATTCCGAGTAAAATGTACTGGCAATTTGCTGCAGAAACTTTATAACATGGGAATAATTCCGACGAAGCAGAACTTAGAACTATGCGACAAAGTGACAGCTTCATCTTTTTGCCGTCGAAGATTACCCGTTGTCATGGTGAAACTGAACATGGCGCAAACGTTGAAAACAGCAACAATGTTTATAGAACAAGGTCATGTGCGGGTCGGCACTCAGGTTGTTATGGATCCTGCCTTTCTAGTGAGCAGAAATTTGGAAGATTTTATAACCTGGAAGGACACTTCTAAAATACGACAACATATCTTGGAGTATAATGACCAGCGCGATGATTATGATTTTGCGTAAATGAATGTTTGCTAATATCTTTTGACACACTTTATGGTTTGTAGGGTTGAAAGTTAATGATTTGcatggtttaatttttaagaaatttaaatGTAGGCAATTTATCTTGTTTTACATTGTTGTCTGTGTATATAGTTAACCATGTACTTCTTGCAAAGACTGAAAAATCTATTTACATAACATGCTTAGTTTGGACATGAATAACACATTAAGATACTGCTCGAATAGTTAAACTCAAGTTTATGACATTGATGGTCTCAATATGTGTGTTGTTCTGCAATAATGTGTGTTATGCTGCAGTGCAGTGGCTTCTTTTCACGAGCATTCTGTGTAGCCTTTAATTCTTATTTTATCTTATTAGAAATACCTTAATCTGATCTATTAGCGAATATATTGGTGTAGTAATGGCgtcaaaacacaaatttaatGCACTAGCTGCGGTTCGGATGATGAATCAGTCTGACGAGGAGGAGTCAGATGAAggaaaaggtttgtttataAACTTGTGCTAAAAGCTTGCGGTGTAAGAAATGTGCACATAGGTCTATAGAGACTATATATAGTTCATATTGTATACTTGTGGTAGTTGATGAAATATTGAGGccgaaatgaaagaaaaaagatttatatatatgaaaaatGCTGGTTGTTgatacaagttttaattttagaaTCATACTAACTTTGGATACAGTTGGTACAGCCTACCTATATATACGCTTTTGCATAccaaattactttaaaatattGTCAAACGTCCTAGTAATTAGGCAcacttttttggaaacttaCCAATTACAAGTTTGCTTGTGCATCAACTTGCAATAAGTCACACTTGGGTGGAAGATGGTACCTACCTACACTTAGTAATtatacaatttttaaataagaGCATCTACTTTTCGTGTAATTAGCAATTTGCACTGCGAGTTTATTTCGAgctaaaaacatcaaattagtTGCACTAGTTTACAAACAGACGCGGTGAGCATAGGTGTTATCAAAAACGATTCACTTGATTtgcttcacaaggcacatatATACCAAATAAACGGGACAGACGATGCACAACAAAATACGATAACGTACAACTCCACTGAATGACTATACTCGGTACCTAACTAGCTCAGAAATTAATTAGTCACTTTGTTAAATCTGCAACTTTCTTCGTTTATTACTTCGTAGGCCTAATGCTATTAAGTTGCAATTGCAATGCCACTTACGGTTCGAATTAAGACTCACTACTTTTTATTAATATGTATTATGTTTGGTGaaggtaaaatgtaaatatcgCAAATAGTATTGTCTGTCAACAATAGAATGGTGTACTGTTAATATCAAAGTCAATTATCTGACTCTGAATTTCTTGCTGTGTGGcgttttttcaacttattctGTATCGAATCACCTTATTCATGATTCTTCTTCATTCGGCAATAATTTGGCGGCTCTATTTACCTTGCAGAAATTCATCATTGGTCCACtgtgttaagttttttttaaccGAACCCTTCgtcatttttcaattaaaacattcaccaaaaaaattaaaacaattaatttctGAAATTGCTAGACTAGATTAAGTGTCTCCCCTAATCTCGATTAAGCTGTAACGATACTCAAATaacttttctctttttgcggTCATCACGATTATGATATCATCTTTGCATTCCAATTGGGAGAGCTTACTCACCACGCTGAAAGTGAAAATGATAAGGCTGAGTGATTTTGAAGTTATAAGGCAATAAACGCATTAATGCCGGCAGTAGAATTGTAGTGCCCTTAAGCGACAAGTACAATGTAGCTTTTTATCCAAAATTTGAAAGTAGAGACCCgcttttcatgtttttaatgGTTTAaagcagggatgtccaacctgcggcccgcctgagatttttgtgcggcccgttagtcattttcactccaaaagtatgtactttatgtacccatttttcttgaaatttaataggttttgcggcccattgaattatttcaagtgacaatgcggcccactttaataaaaggttggacatccctggtttaaagggtttgtctttcgatttctttgtttagtaAGTCCACTTTATTAGGTTTTTGCACTGGACAAGGCCGGAAATATACTGttatatgaaaaatatttaaaatataaaacaaaggtttacattttaaaagacaccaaagaaaaaaaaggaaaaaacttTAGTCACGAGAAGAGTCATCTCAAGAACAGTCAGTTGACCTGCATTTTTTTGTGCAAACCGCAAAATGCGTACAAAAGTCAAATGCATGTTATTGCTTCTGAATCTGTGGAAGGTTTAGAAATGTTTTACCTGTGATTGAAGACTAAGATCCTCCATTagtaaatgacataaaaaccttttcgAATTGAACAGCGTGGAACGCACAACAACAAAGTTCAGACAGCCAATACGAAACTTGTTATTGGCCTAAAATCAATAGCCTAACAAAATACGTTCAGATAAGAAGGTCAGACCACATGTATTGAGCTTATCTTTAGCGTATGGTTAGATGAAAGATAGGTCAAGAAAAGGACAAGAAAAgagataatttttttctgtttgtttttataactaCCGGTGCGCAATTTTCGAGGACAAATCTGTGTGCGCCCGATTTTGGACGTTTGATATTTTCTATGCTACTGAATATATACGAATTCTTTTCATTGTACCAAGTATTATTTGGTACTGTATATACTGGTGGTCTTTTTGTATGACATGATTGGAATTGTTGTACTTGACAGACGGTGATGATGAGAAAATAGCCGAGTTTTTGAAAGTTGAAGTAAATGAAACTTCACAACCTTTgaaaagtattttgaaaaagaaaaatcctGACGACCTACTAAGCCAGGACAGGTTCGGATTttgtacaatatatatatatattttaaacatattttatttttactgattttctactttttgaatttatgtAATGATTGTTTATCATTTAAACTGTATCTTTTTGGAAGTATCGAAACTGTATTCACAATAGATTTGTTAACTGCAGTATTTGCCTATTTTTTAGTGAGGAAGTTTTAGTTTCTTCAACAGAAACAGGGAATGAAAGCACAGAAAAAGGTGTTGATTGGTTTATttaaacaatatatatatataatttcatCCTTCTGTGGAagtttgtgcaatttgaaaagaaatatttcgcAAACCAGATAAactatatagcctacttggGTATCATAGATGTTATACATTATATACttatatttatatacagtTTGTTTACATATTGCTTGCTTTGTGTGTAGAGGGTATACGGAAACCTGGTCATAATTTGTCTGATGTCAAGAAAGAAGCTTCATCTGCATCCAAACCAAATGTGCCAGCTGTTCAGAAAAAGTATTGTACAGTTAACATTACATTCTGCTTACTATGACCACGTTGGGATCAGACCTTTTTGACTATAATATTCAAGTGGTCACAAGAACTGAAACTGCTACAGCATCGTTTAACCACTCCAGGATTGATACAGTTTGcacaaaatgatgaaaaatattaaatttatcatttgttttattaacatTAAAGAGCGACATTAAAGTGAACGTATATGAAAAAACACATGGTGCAATTGTAACTGTCAAGTTGCATAATTGACccaaaaaaatgattaaaaaatgaaaaagatggAAACAATGGTTGTAATATATGAAGATGGTCATAGTAAGCGGAGAATTTTATATGGCAAAGTCCTAGAGTCAGGACTGTACCAAAATGATAAAAGATGCACGGTTATTACTTATAGCAAGCGAAATGTCATTGATAGCATTTTTGCTTTCATCAGGATTGTTTTGAAGATCACCGGTCTTCCCTACGACATTAAAGTGAATGAATTGATAACTTTTCTTGGAATTTGGCCAAGGAATGGGACTGATGGTCTAAAGTTCATTTGCGACACGTgattatttcttgttttacatAATTCTTATTTATCAAACTTTCAGCTCATTTAGTGACTGAAATTTAGTCGCAAGAACACAAATTTTCCACCTGAACATATTTTGGAATGCGATAGCCGTTCTATCCTGATTTTATACAAGTTAATACACCACCTATTATTACCACCTATTATCACCACCACCGCGATAGCCACTCTATCCTGATTTTATACAAGTTAATACGTCACCTATTATATGAGACTGCAAAATACTCCTAAAACTTTGCACCCCGATCATATTCACAAGTTCCCATTGCAGGGCTGGGGATCCGACTGGTTATGGCTACATTGAAATCGAGAATCACCAGGACAAGATGGCATGCTTGAAAATGTCTGGCCTGAGGATCAAGTCGCGGCCTGTGCAGGTGACGCTGTCTTCAGGCAATGCCATGGCACTTGAGTGGATGTCGACGCAGCGCATCCTCAAACAGATCGATCTTTCTCCGGTGAGTGTCACCTCATATTGCTCGCATTGATTTCAGCGTATTTGCAAAGCGTGAAGCGACGCATTATATTTCTCAGACAATTCGGAGAGTGTACATAAAATAATGCAATTGTTTATGTGAGGAGCTTTAGAGTGTTGTGTGGGCAGTTATCGAGGGAGAAAGCGTTGTTTGAATTTGCGAACAAAGGTTTCGGAATACTttctttttaacattttgctataGATCAAAATCAGTTGTGCAGTTTCCTGCTATGCCAACAGTAATATAATTAACTTGCCAGTTGGCGTTATTGTGTGGCTTTTTTCGCTTCAAATGTTAAGGTGAGCAACGTGTAGCATGGTTTACACGATTTTGATACCAACCTAATAAATATCGTTATTGTGCTGCAAGACAATGACAATTGTGCAAGACAATGACGGGTTAGAACTATGGTAAACACACCTTTaccaagaaaatgtttttaagttttaacaaGTTTGTTTGAAGCTTTGCAATATTCTTGCAGGGTAGGTTCGTGTTTTTAAGTCTCAACAAGCCAGGTTTGAAACCAGGTTTCCGAAATTGTAACACAATATGGGAGTCACTGTCAACCATTGCATAGAAACTAGAAAGCAGTATGGTATACAATTTTAGGcgacaaaatttcttttaaaagtcAAGCAAATTTAAGTCTGTCTGCACATAACAATAGTTTACCTGCATATTGCATAGGTTGCCTTATCCATTTGCCATATCCGTTGTACTTGAAAGTCGCTATTCGCGAGTATATCTCACTAATAGAGTGTCACACAGATGTTTTATCAGCTTAACTGTGTAAATACTCGTATAATTATATTTACAATAATTATGTGGCTACCAGTTATGATTCTTTTGGTAAcaattgttttgtaataaacttAATTGGAAAACGTTAATTCGCTGGCTGAGTCGACATGAATGTTAATTATTATGGTAACAGTGCACACATGCACAATTGTGACTCTTCCCATCTACATCGATACTGATAATATTATATAGTtagttaaacataaaatacatGCCCATACAGTTGAATgaacatatttttattgtcattaAGCCacatatatgtatgtatatgtGATGTTTGTATAATTTGTAACCCCTCATGAAGTACCGTCATGCTTACACTAAATTATTTGATACATTTTTTTGTCATCACAAATCtcacattattacatcactCTCTTGGTTGGATGAAATTTGACGCAGGTAACTATACGTACGGCTTTCTATTGTTAATTATATCGATcgttaattaattatcgtCAGTGTGTTACTAAAAAAGCATTGGTCATTGCAGTATGCGAAAGAAAATAGGAAGTTAATGACCTTACATATAAGCTGGTTGTAGGAAAAGTGcacttttttatgtttaaactATGAACACATGTAGCAGGTAGGTGCAGCTATGTTgcttgtttcaaaatatttttagccTATTAAgtggtattttattttttcattcacAGTGAGCTGTCGAATTATAGTATGTTGTTTTATACCGGTAGTGAAACGTAGTAAAATGCTGGGTCATATGCTAAGTATTTTGTATTctaatttattatatatatatcatacataCCTAACATACGTATTcattaaaatacaaaactatattttattcaattatATTGTTATGCTTAAAGTTTTACTGAGATATTACATCGTATTGTTGCTTAGTCAGAAGCTTATGAGTTCATTGTTTAATTAGTCTACAATTTGCAAGTTATTTGTAGTTTGGTCagtttttgatataaaaagtACCCTAAAAATTTCTACATAAGCGTTATGTACGTGGAAAACATTGCCTATATTGTGCAAGTGGTCAGGTTTGTCATAATCAAACATCTGTGACCTGATAGATGGAAAGATACCAAATCCTGTGCATTATGTTTTCAGTTTGTTCGCATTGGTAACTTGGCATATGTTACGTCAAGGCAAGACATTGTACGCCTCCTGTCAACATTTGACAGAAAGCTTGAAGGTAAGAAGCTTGGCATTTGTAGTAGTTTGTCAGCCATGCTAGGTATCTACCAATTCATTTTTAATCCTTTTAAAAAGATAAGTGatttatatatgtatattgAACACTTGAATTTGAATAAACACATTAccgtatttttattttgtatttttaactcTAGGTAAGTTTTC
Encoded here:
- the LOC143471173 gene encoding U3 small nucleolar ribonucleoprotein IMP3-like, translated to MRKLRYHEKKLLKKVDFFAWEVDNNLHEVRVMRKYRIQKREHYTAYNKLSREVRTICRKIRDLNEKDPFRVKCTGNLLQKLYNMGIIPTKQNLELCDKVTASSFCRRRLPVVMVKLNMAQTLKTATMFIEQGHVRVGTQVVMDPAFLVSRNLEDFITWKDTSKIRQHILEYNDQRDDYDFA